In Mycobacterium sp. Aquia_216, a genomic segment contains:
- the sdhA gene encoding succinate dehydrogenase flavoprotein subunit, with the protein MIQEHRYDVVIVGAGGAGMRAAVEAGPRARTAVLTKLYPTRSHTGAAQGGMCAALANVEDDNWEWHTFDTVKGGDYLADQDAVEIMCKEAIDAVLDLEKMGMPFNRTPEGRIDQRRFGGHTRDHGKAPVRRACYAADRTGHMILQTLYQNCVKHDVQFFNEFYALDLVLTQTPSGPVATGVVAYELATGRIHVFHAKAIVLATGGSGRMYKTTSNAHTLTGDGIGIVFRKGLPLEDMEFHQFHPTGLAGLGILISEAVRGEGGRLLNGEGERFMERYAPTIVDLAPRDIVARSMVLEVLEGRGAGPHKDYVYIDVRHLGEDVLESKLPDITEFARTYLGVDPVKELVPVYPTCHYVMGGIPTTVTGQVLRDNTSTVPGLYAAGECACVSVHGANRLGTNSLLDINVFGRRAGIAAASYAQGHDFVDMPPQPEAMVVGWVADILSEHGNERVADIRGALQQTMDNNAAVFRTEETLKQALTDIHALKERYSRITVHDKGKRFNSDLLEAIELGFLLELAEVTVVGALNRKESRGGHAREDYPNRDDVNYMRHTMAYKQGSELLSDIALDFKPVVQTRYEPKERKY; encoded by the coding sequence GTGATCCAGGAACACCGATACGACGTGGTGATCGTCGGCGCGGGCGGCGCCGGAATGCGCGCCGCCGTCGAGGCCGGCCCCCGCGCGCGCACCGCGGTGCTGACCAAGCTCTACCCCACCCGTAGCCACACCGGCGCCGCCCAGGGCGGCATGTGCGCCGCGCTGGCCAACGTCGAGGACGACAACTGGGAATGGCACACCTTCGACACCGTCAAGGGCGGTGACTATCTCGCGGATCAGGACGCCGTGGAGATCATGTGCAAGGAAGCCATCGACGCGGTGCTCGACCTGGAGAAGATGGGGATGCCGTTCAACCGCACCCCCGAGGGCCGCATCGACCAGCGCCGGTTCGGCGGTCACACCCGCGATCACGGCAAGGCCCCGGTGCGCCGCGCCTGCTACGCCGCGGACCGCACCGGTCACATGATCCTGCAGACGCTGTACCAGAACTGCGTCAAGCACGACGTGCAGTTCTTCAACGAGTTCTACGCCCTGGACCTGGTGCTCACCCAGACGCCGAGCGGCCCGGTGGCCACCGGCGTGGTCGCCTACGAGCTGGCCACCGGACGCATCCACGTCTTCCACGCCAAGGCCATCGTGCTCGCGACCGGTGGTTCGGGCCGCATGTACAAGACCACCTCCAATGCGCACACGTTGACCGGCGACGGCATCGGCATCGTGTTCCGCAAGGGACTTCCGTTGGAAGACATGGAGTTTCACCAGTTCCATCCGACCGGCCTGGCCGGGCTGGGCATCTTGATCTCCGAGGCGGTGCGCGGCGAGGGCGGCCGGCTGCTCAACGGCGAGGGCGAGCGTTTCATGGAGCGCTACGCGCCGACGATCGTCGACCTGGCTCCCCGCGACATCGTGGCCCGCTCGATGGTGCTGGAGGTTCTGGAGGGCCGCGGCGCCGGGCCGCACAAGGACTACGTCTACATCGACGTCCGCCACCTCGGTGAGGACGTGCTGGAGTCCAAGCTGCCCGACATCACCGAGTTCGCCCGCACCTACCTGGGCGTGGACCCGGTCAAGGAGCTGGTGCCGGTCTACCCCACCTGTCATTACGTGATGGGCGGCATCCCCACCACGGTCACCGGGCAGGTGTTGCGGGACAACACTTCTACCGTCCCCGGCCTGTACGCGGCCGGTGAGTGTGCCTGCGTGTCCGTGCACGGCGCCAACCGGCTGGGCACCAACTCACTGCTGGACATCAATGTCTTCGGCCGCCGCGCCGGTATCGCCGCGGCCAGTTATGCCCAGGGCCACGACTTCGTGGACATGCCCCCGCAACCGGAGGCGATGGTGGTCGGCTGGGTGGCCGACATCCTCTCCGAGCACGGCAACGAACGCGTCGCCGACATCCGCGGTGCGCTGCAGCAGACGATGGACAACAACGCCGCGGTGTTCCGCACCGAGGAAACACTCAAGCAGGCGCTCACCGACATCCACGCGCTCAAAGAGCGTTACTCCCGAATCACGGTGCACGACAAGGGGAAACGGTTCAACAGCGACCTGCTGGAAGCTATCGAACTGGGCTTCCTGCTGGAGCTGGCCGAAGTCACCGTCGTCGGCGCGCTGAACCGCAAGGAGTCCCGCGGCGGGCATGCCCGCGAGGATTACCCGAACCGCGACGACGTCAACTACATGCGCCACACGATGGCGTACAAGCAGGGCAGCGAGCTGTTGAGTGACATCGCGCTCGACTTCAAACCCGTCGTGCAGACGCGCTACGAACCCAAGGAGCGAAAGTACTGA